The following proteins are encoded in a genomic region of Macrobrachium nipponense isolate FS-2020 chromosome 44, ASM1510439v2, whole genome shotgun sequence:
- the LOC135203912 gene encoding uncharacterized protein LOC135203912 → MNPHLFKVNPLDYGRSEEVTLSHSEKFRVDNFLPVIDQFFSSLNQHLKAYENTYSLFGFLSGLESLSCTEIEAAAVKLVCEYKDDLDQSLGVELVQFAAFFTQFLDDYVKTDSFGKEHFLYKLLLDKKVADTFPNVAIMLRMYSVLMVTNCSGERSFSKMKYIKNRLRTTMHHDRLSHLALMSIEYDILRDID, encoded by the coding sequence ATGAATCCTCATTTATTCAAGGTGAATCCGTTGGATTATGGACGATCTGAGGAAGTAACTCTTTCTCACTCTGAAAAGTTTCGTGTTGATAATTTTCTTCCAGTAATTGATCAATTTTTTAGTTCCCTTAATCAACATTTGAAGGCCTACGAGAACACCTATTCCCTTTTCGGTTTCTTATCTGGACTGGAATCACTGAGCTGTACTGAAATAGAAGCAGCTGCagtaaaattagtttgtgaatatAAAGATGATCTGGATCAATCACTTGGTGTTGAACTTGTACAGTTTGCAGCTTTTTTCACTCAGTTTCTGGATGATTATGTTAAGACTGATAGCTTTGGGAAGGAACATTTCCTTTACAAATTGCTGCTAGACAAGAAAGTTGCAGATACTTTTCCTAATGTTGCGATAATGCTACGGATGTACTCGGTGCTTATGGTCACAAATTGCTCTGGAGAACGTTCATTCAGCAAAATGAAGTATATCAAAAACAGACTTCGTACTACAATGCATCATGATCGACTCAGTCACCTGGCTTTGATGAGCATTGAGTATGACATCCTCAGAGACATTGACTGA
- the LOC135204030 gene encoding uncharacterized protein LOC135204030 isoform X2: MVLLSGTVNATTMLYLTSQHMSTYYVLYSVLKALSIINIARLPDVLRYKREYCLLQIRKILSTTRVTKAEEASLLHLEKLLKASPEFHVCQLFTLDSRILLPVGHAVVTYVVICFQFGYSEHPPNSFNVTA, from the exons ATGGTTCTCCTCAGCGGAACTGTCAATGCAACGACAATGCTTTACCTCACCAGCCAACATATGTCAACATATTACGTTCTCTACAGTGTTTTGAAAGCCCTCAGCATCATCAACATCGCCCGGTTGCCGGATGTTCTCAGATATAAG CGTGAATACTGTCTTCTCCAGATACGTAAAATTCTATCAACAACCAGGGTAACAAAAGCGGAAGAG GCAAGCTTGCTGCACCTAGAGAAACTGCTGAAAGCCAGTCCCGAATTCCACGTCTGCCAACTGTTCACTCTAGACAGCCGCATTCTTCTACCC GTGGGTCATGCTGTTGTCACTTACGTTGTGATCTGTTTCCAGTTCGGGTATTCTGAGCACCCGCCAAATAGTTTCAATGTCACCGCATGA
- the LOC135203830 gene encoding ribosomal biogenesis factor-like yields MGKNKVNKGNPLKSGNPIYKKAGGGAAHKAKNKAKPVKTNLKKLKIGNREAIKALDKKVNDFREALQVKKGDTQKEVGSSVVSNQAQRMESD; encoded by the exons ATGGGTAAAaacaaggtaaataaaggaaatccTCTGAAGTCAGGGAATCCAATTTACAAGAAAGCTGGAGGTGGAGCTGcccacaaagcaaaaaataaggCCAAGCCAGTCAAGACAAATTTGAAAAAG cttaaAATTGGGAACCGAGAGGCTATCAAGGCACTGGATAAAAAAGTAAATGACTTCCGTGAGGCCCTCCAGGTGAAGAAAGGAGACACTCAGAAAGAGGTTGGAAGTTCAGTAGTTTCTAATCAAGCACAACGTATGGAATctgattga
- the LOC135204030 gene encoding uncharacterized protein LOC135204030 isoform X1, which produces MSIMRCRSFSLMVILLFAMKALGGFPYRWGYQEGFLKVQKSSLATIWSLLVSTALTSASMASVVTAPKDPTSNTSMVSTYILNYVSYIIMFLFFPYVTLRSSRLADILRMIGSEEVDIKRSFLTCKGDYFLVIYVSSTAAAFCYINYDATREIIATFDDKRFFVYKICASTCDCLCEVVVVIMSLLIYVLLKLLSLESMEIVESLCQTFRQSFQPHSRADERRLFDSRNQWITVEGGFKLSHTFHHSKNNGRSQRRANGGREEPFLPTEALVNGGKRRCSEIARRLLAFDDIVLKIVSYASPLIIMVLLSGTVNATTMLYLTSQHMSTYYVLYSVLKALSIINIARLPDVLRYKREYCLLQIRKILSTTRVTKAEEASLLHLEKLLKASPEFHVCQLFTLDSRILLPVGHAVVTYVVICFQFGYSEHPPNSFNVTA; this is translated from the exons ATGAGCATCATGAGGTGTCGATCTTTTTCACTCatggtgattttattgtttgcaATGAAAGCACTAGGAGGATTTCCTTACAGATGGGGATACCAGGAAGGTTTCTTAAAAGTTCAGAAGTCCAGTCTTGCTACTATCTGGTCTCTGCTGGTGTCGACGGCATTGACCTCAGCGTCCATGGCAAGTGTTGTGACAGCGCCCAAAGACCCGACGAGCAACACCTCGATGGTGAGCACGTACATCCTCAATTACGTCTCGTATATTATCATGTTCCTGTTCTTTCCATACGTCACCCTAAGAAGCTCCAGGCTAGCAGATATTCTTCGCATGATTGGCAGTGAGGAAGTTGATATCAAGAGGTCATTCCTCACCTGCAAAGGCGACTACTTTCTGGTCATCTACGTGTCGAGCACAGCTGCTGCATTTTGCTATATCAATTACGACGCGACACGAGAAATCATCGCCACTTTCGACGACAAAAGATTCTTTGTCTACAAGATTTGCGCTTCGACGTGCGACTGTCTATGCGAAGTCGTTGTGGTCATCATGAGCCTACTGATTTATGTGCTATTGAAGTTGCTGAGTCTCGAGTCCATGGAAATCGTAGAATCTCTCTGTCAAACTTTCAGACAGTCCTTTCAGCCTCATTCTAGAGCAGACGAAAGGAGATTATTTGATTCCAGAAACCAATGGATTACGGTAGAAGGAGGATTTAAGCTATCGCATACTTTTCATCACTCT AAAAACAATGGAAGAAGCCAGAGGAGAGCCAATGGTGGACGGGAAGAACCTTTCCTTCCAACAGAAGCCTTGGTAAACGGCGGAAAGAGACGCTGCAGCGAGATAGCTCGTCGTCTGCTGGCTTTCGACGACATCGTTCTCAAGATCGTATCCTACGCGTCTCCTCTCATCATCATGGTTCTCCTCAGCGGAACTGTCAATGCAACGACAATGCTTTACCTCACCAGCCAACATATGTCAACATATTACGTTCTCTACAGTGTTTTGAAAGCCCTCAGCATCATCAACATCGCCCGGTTGCCGGATGTTCTCAGATATAAG CGTGAATACTGTCTTCTCCAGATACGTAAAATTCTATCAACAACCAGGGTAACAAAAGCGGAAGAG GCAAGCTTGCTGCACCTAGAGAAACTGCTGAAAGCCAGTCCCGAATTCCACGTCTGCCAACTGTTCACTCTAGACAGCCGCATTCTTCTACCC GTGGGTCATGCTGTTGTCACTTACGTTGTGATCTGTTTCCAGTTCGGGTATTCTGAGCACCCGCCAAATAGTTTCAATGTCACCGCATGA